A portion of the Osmerus mordax isolate fOsmMor3 chromosome 22, fOsmMor3.pri, whole genome shotgun sequence genome contains these proteins:
- the ddx3xb gene encoding DEAD-box helicase 3 X-linked b isoform X3, whose amino-acid sequence MSHVAVENVHGLEQQLAVLDLGSIDGQGGGTGRRYIPPHLRNKEAAKNDSPGGWDGGRSNGFVNGYHDNRMNGGNGFGRGPPRMERGRGGGGGYRGNRGGAYNPIQPMQTVGFGGYENKDGGWTTAKDAYTSFGGRADRGKSAFFNDRGSASRGRYERGGFSGAGNSRWAEDSRDDEDWSKPIPPNERLEHELFSGSNTGINFEKYDDIPVEATGQNCPHHIESFQDVAMGEIIMGNIALSRYTRPTPVQKYAIPIIKNKRDLMACAQTGSGKTAAFLLPMLSQIYTEGPGEALAAAKASGQENGKYGRRKQFPIALVLAPTRELALQIYEEARKVAYRSRVRPCVVYGGADIGQQIRDLERGCHLLVATPGRLVDMMERGKIGLDYCNYLVLDEADRMLDMGFEPQIRRIVEQDTMPPKGLRQTMMFSATFPKEIQILARDFLEEYIFLAVGRVGSTSENITQKVVWVEENDKRSFLLDLLNATGKDSLTLVFVETKKGADALEDFLYREGYACTSIHGDRSQRDREEALHQFRSGRCPILVATAVAARGLDISNVKHVINFDLPSDIEEYVHRIGRTGRVGNLGLATSFFNDKNGNITKDLLDILVEAKQEVPSWLESLAYEHQHKSSSRGRSKRFSGGFGARDYRQTSGGGNTGGFGGRGGRNPGGHGGNRGFGGGGFGNFYSDGYGGNYTHSQVDWWGN is encoded by the exons ACTCCCCTGGAGGGTGGGATGGTGGACGCAGCAACGGCTTCGTGAACGGTTATCACGACAACCGCATGAATGGCGGTAATGGCTTCGGGCGCGGCCCCCCTCGcatggagagggggcggggcggtggggggggttaCCGCGGGAACAGGGGCGGGGCCTACAACCCCATCCAGCCCATGCAGACGGTGGGGTTCGGCGGGTACGAAAACAAAGATGGCGGCTGGACCACGGCCAAAGATGCCTACACGAGCTTCGGGGGCAGAGCCGACAGGGGGAAGTCGGCCTTCTTCAACGACCGCGGCTCCGCTTCCAGAGGAAG GTACGAGCGCGGAGGGTTCAGCGGCGCGGGGAACAGCCGCTGGGCGGAGGACAGCAGGGACGACGAGGACTGGTCCAAACCCATCCCCCCCAACGAACGCCTGGAACA TGAGCTGTTCTCCGGAAGCAACACGGGTATTAACTTTGAGAAGTACGACGATATTCCTGTTGAGGCCACAGGCCAGAACTGTCCACATCACATCGAGAGC TTCCAGGACGTGGCGATGGGAGAGATCATCATGGGGAACATCGCTCTGAGTCGCTACACGCGCCCCACCCCCGTGCAGAAGTATGCCATCCCCATCATCAAGAACAAGAGAGACCTGATGGCCTGCGCCCAGACAG gctctGGTAAGACTGCAGCCTTCCTTCTCCCTATGTTGAGTCAGATCTACACTGAGGGACCTGGAGAAGCACTCGCTGCTGCCAAAGCTTCAGGacag GAGAACGGGAAGTATGGGAGGCGTAAGCAGTTCCCCATCGCGCTGGTCCTGGCCCCCACCAGAGAGCTGGCCCTGCAGATCTACGAGGAGGCCAGGAAG GTCGCGTACCGCTCTCGTGTGCGTCCCTGCGTGGTCTATGGAGGAGCAGACATTGGCCAACAGATCAGAGACCTGGAGCGAGGCTGCCACCTGCTGGTGGCCACGCCCGGACGTCTGGTAGACATGATGGAGAGGGGCAAGATCGGCCTGGACTATTGCAA TTACCTGGTGCTGGACGAGGCTGACCGCATGCTGGACATGGGCTTTGAGCCTCAGATCAGACGCATTGTGGAGCAGGACACCATGCCGCCCAAGGGCCTACGACAGACCATGATGTTCAGCGCCACTTTCCCCAAGGAGATCCAG ATCCTGGCTCGTGACTTCCTGGAGGAGTACATCTTCCTGGCGGTGGGGCGTGTGGGCTCCACCTCAGAGAACATCACCCAGAaggtggtgtgggtggaggagaaTGACAAGCGATCCTTCCTGCTCGACCTGCTCAACGCCACAG gAAAGGACTCCCTGACGCTGGTGTTTGTGGAGACCAAGAAGGGAGCTGACGCCCTGGAGGACTTCCTGTACCGCGAGGGCTACGCCTGCACCAGTATCCATGGAGACCGTTCCCAGAGAGACCGAGAGGAAGCGTTGCATCAGTTCCGTTCAGGACGATGCCCCATCCTGGTTGCCACAGCG GTGGCAGCGAGGGGGTTGGACATCTCAAATGTGAAGCACGTCATCAACTTCGACCTCCCCAGTGACATCGAGGAGTACGTCCACCGCATTGGACGAACCGGACGCGTGGGCAACCTGG GTCTGGCCACATCGTTCTTCAACGATAAGAACGGGAACATCACAAAGGACCTGCTGGACATCCTGGTGGAGGCCAAGCAGGAAGTGCCCTCTTGGCTGGAGAGCCTAGCCTACGAACACCAGCACAAGAGCAGCAGCAGGGGGCGCTCCAAGAG gtTCTCTGGTGGCTTCGGGGCGCGGGACTACCGCCAGACCAGCGGGGGCGGCAACACCGGGGGCTTCGGTGGGCGTGGGGGGCGTAACCCTGGAGGACACGGAGGGAACCGGGGGTTCGGCGGGG GCGGGTTTGGAAACTTCTACAGCGACGGCTATGGAGGAAACTATACCCACTCTCAGGTGGACTGGTGGGGCAACTGA
- the ddx3xb gene encoding DEAD-box helicase 3 X-linked b isoform X2 has product MSHVAVENVHGLEQQLAVLDLGSIDGQGGGTGNSPGGWDGGRSNGFVNGYHDNRMNGGNGFGRGPPRMERGRGGGGGYRGNRGGAYNPIQPMQTVGFGGYENKDGGWTTAKDAYTSFGGRADRGKSAFFNDRGSASRGRYERGGFSGAGNSRWAEDSRDDEDWSKPIPPNERLEHELFSGSNTGINFEKYDDIPVEATGQNCPHHIESFQDVAMGEIIMGNIALSRYTRPTPVQKYAIPIIKNKRDLMACAQTGSGKTAAFLLPMLSQIYTEGPGEALAAAKASGQENGKYGRRKQFPIALVLAPTRELALQIYEEARKVAYRSRVRPCVVYGGADIGQQIRDLERGCHLLVATPGRLVDMMERGKIGLDYCNYLVLDEADRMLDMGFEPQIRRIVEQDTMPPKGLRQTMMFSATFPKEIQILARDFLEEYIFLAVGRVGSTSENITQKVVWVEENDKRSFLLDLLNATVIPSEAQDNAVENIEKPGKDSLTLVFVETKKGADALEDFLYREGYACTSIHGDRSQRDREEALHQFRSGRCPILVATAVAARGLDISNVKHVINFDLPSDIEEYVHRIGRTGRVGNLGLATSFFNDKNGNITKDLLDILVEAKQEVPSWLESLAYEHQHKSSSRGRSKRFSGGFGARDYRQTSGGGNTGGFGGRGGRNPGGHGGNRGFGGGGFGNFYSDGYGGNYTHSQVDWWGN; this is encoded by the exons ACTCCCCTGGAGGGTGGGATGGTGGACGCAGCAACGGCTTCGTGAACGGTTATCACGACAACCGCATGAATGGCGGTAATGGCTTCGGGCGCGGCCCCCCTCGcatggagagggggcggggcggtggggggggttaCCGCGGGAACAGGGGCGGGGCCTACAACCCCATCCAGCCCATGCAGACGGTGGGGTTCGGCGGGTACGAAAACAAAGATGGCGGCTGGACCACGGCCAAAGATGCCTACACGAGCTTCGGGGGCAGAGCCGACAGGGGGAAGTCGGCCTTCTTCAACGACCGCGGCTCCGCTTCCAGAGGAAG GTACGAGCGCGGAGGGTTCAGCGGCGCGGGGAACAGCCGCTGGGCGGAGGACAGCAGGGACGACGAGGACTGGTCCAAACCCATCCCCCCCAACGAACGCCTGGAACA TGAGCTGTTCTCCGGAAGCAACACGGGTATTAACTTTGAGAAGTACGACGATATTCCTGTTGAGGCCACAGGCCAGAACTGTCCACATCACATCGAGAGC TTCCAGGACGTGGCGATGGGAGAGATCATCATGGGGAACATCGCTCTGAGTCGCTACACGCGCCCCACCCCCGTGCAGAAGTATGCCATCCCCATCATCAAGAACAAGAGAGACCTGATGGCCTGCGCCCAGACAG gctctGGTAAGACTGCAGCCTTCCTTCTCCCTATGTTGAGTCAGATCTACACTGAGGGACCTGGAGAAGCACTCGCTGCTGCCAAAGCTTCAGGacag GAGAACGGGAAGTATGGGAGGCGTAAGCAGTTCCCCATCGCGCTGGTCCTGGCCCCCACCAGAGAGCTGGCCCTGCAGATCTACGAGGAGGCCAGGAAG GTCGCGTACCGCTCTCGTGTGCGTCCCTGCGTGGTCTATGGAGGAGCAGACATTGGCCAACAGATCAGAGACCTGGAGCGAGGCTGCCACCTGCTGGTGGCCACGCCCGGACGTCTGGTAGACATGATGGAGAGGGGCAAGATCGGCCTGGACTATTGCAA TTACCTGGTGCTGGACGAGGCTGACCGCATGCTGGACATGGGCTTTGAGCCTCAGATCAGACGCATTGTGGAGCAGGACACCATGCCGCCCAAGGGCCTACGACAGACCATGATGTTCAGCGCCACTTTCCCCAAGGAGATCCAG ATCCTGGCTCGTGACTTCCTGGAGGAGTACATCTTCCTGGCGGTGGGGCGTGTGGGCTCCACCTCAGAGAACATCACCCAGAaggtggtgtgggtggaggagaaTGACAAGCGATCCTTCCTGCTCGACCTGCTCAACGCCACAG TCATTCCCAGCGAGGCTCAGGATAATGCAGTTGAAAACATAGAGAAACCCG gAAAGGACTCCCTGACGCTGGTGTTTGTGGAGACCAAGAAGGGAGCTGACGCCCTGGAGGACTTCCTGTACCGCGAGGGCTACGCCTGCACCAGTATCCATGGAGACCGTTCCCAGAGAGACCGAGAGGAAGCGTTGCATCAGTTCCGTTCAGGACGATGCCCCATCCTGGTTGCCACAGCG GTGGCAGCGAGGGGGTTGGACATCTCAAATGTGAAGCACGTCATCAACTTCGACCTCCCCAGTGACATCGAGGAGTACGTCCACCGCATTGGACGAACCGGACGCGTGGGCAACCTGG GTCTGGCCACATCGTTCTTCAACGATAAGAACGGGAACATCACAAAGGACCTGCTGGACATCCTGGTGGAGGCCAAGCAGGAAGTGCCCTCTTGGCTGGAGAGCCTAGCCTACGAACACCAGCACAAGAGCAGCAGCAGGGGGCGCTCCAAGAG gtTCTCTGGTGGCTTCGGGGCGCGGGACTACCGCCAGACCAGCGGGGGCGGCAACACCGGGGGCTTCGGTGGGCGTGGGGGGCGTAACCCTGGAGGACACGGAGGGAACCGGGGGTTCGGCGGGG GCGGGTTTGGAAACTTCTACAGCGACGGCTATGGAGGAAACTATACCCACTCTCAGGTGGACTGGTGGGGCAACTGA
- the ddx3xb gene encoding DEAD-box helicase 3 X-linked b isoform X1, with protein MSHVAVENVHGLEQQLAVLDLGSIDGQGGGTGRRYIPPHLRNKEAAKNDSPGGWDGGRSNGFVNGYHDNRMNGGNGFGRGPPRMERGRGGGGGYRGNRGGAYNPIQPMQTVGFGGYENKDGGWTTAKDAYTSFGGRADRGKSAFFNDRGSASRGRYERGGFSGAGNSRWAEDSRDDEDWSKPIPPNERLEHELFSGSNTGINFEKYDDIPVEATGQNCPHHIESFQDVAMGEIIMGNIALSRYTRPTPVQKYAIPIIKNKRDLMACAQTGSGKTAAFLLPMLSQIYTEGPGEALAAAKASGQENGKYGRRKQFPIALVLAPTRELALQIYEEARKVAYRSRVRPCVVYGGADIGQQIRDLERGCHLLVATPGRLVDMMERGKIGLDYCNYLVLDEADRMLDMGFEPQIRRIVEQDTMPPKGLRQTMMFSATFPKEIQILARDFLEEYIFLAVGRVGSTSENITQKVVWVEENDKRSFLLDLLNATVIPSEAQDNAVENIEKPGKDSLTLVFVETKKGADALEDFLYREGYACTSIHGDRSQRDREEALHQFRSGRCPILVATAVAARGLDISNVKHVINFDLPSDIEEYVHRIGRTGRVGNLGLATSFFNDKNGNITKDLLDILVEAKQEVPSWLESLAYEHQHKSSSRGRSKRFSGGFGARDYRQTSGGGNTGGFGGRGGRNPGGHGGNRGFGGGGFGNFYSDGYGGNYTHSQVDWWGN; from the exons ACTCCCCTGGAGGGTGGGATGGTGGACGCAGCAACGGCTTCGTGAACGGTTATCACGACAACCGCATGAATGGCGGTAATGGCTTCGGGCGCGGCCCCCCTCGcatggagagggggcggggcggtggggggggttaCCGCGGGAACAGGGGCGGGGCCTACAACCCCATCCAGCCCATGCAGACGGTGGGGTTCGGCGGGTACGAAAACAAAGATGGCGGCTGGACCACGGCCAAAGATGCCTACACGAGCTTCGGGGGCAGAGCCGACAGGGGGAAGTCGGCCTTCTTCAACGACCGCGGCTCCGCTTCCAGAGGAAG GTACGAGCGCGGAGGGTTCAGCGGCGCGGGGAACAGCCGCTGGGCGGAGGACAGCAGGGACGACGAGGACTGGTCCAAACCCATCCCCCCCAACGAACGCCTGGAACA TGAGCTGTTCTCCGGAAGCAACACGGGTATTAACTTTGAGAAGTACGACGATATTCCTGTTGAGGCCACAGGCCAGAACTGTCCACATCACATCGAGAGC TTCCAGGACGTGGCGATGGGAGAGATCATCATGGGGAACATCGCTCTGAGTCGCTACACGCGCCCCACCCCCGTGCAGAAGTATGCCATCCCCATCATCAAGAACAAGAGAGACCTGATGGCCTGCGCCCAGACAG gctctGGTAAGACTGCAGCCTTCCTTCTCCCTATGTTGAGTCAGATCTACACTGAGGGACCTGGAGAAGCACTCGCTGCTGCCAAAGCTTCAGGacag GAGAACGGGAAGTATGGGAGGCGTAAGCAGTTCCCCATCGCGCTGGTCCTGGCCCCCACCAGAGAGCTGGCCCTGCAGATCTACGAGGAGGCCAGGAAG GTCGCGTACCGCTCTCGTGTGCGTCCCTGCGTGGTCTATGGAGGAGCAGACATTGGCCAACAGATCAGAGACCTGGAGCGAGGCTGCCACCTGCTGGTGGCCACGCCCGGACGTCTGGTAGACATGATGGAGAGGGGCAAGATCGGCCTGGACTATTGCAA TTACCTGGTGCTGGACGAGGCTGACCGCATGCTGGACATGGGCTTTGAGCCTCAGATCAGACGCATTGTGGAGCAGGACACCATGCCGCCCAAGGGCCTACGACAGACCATGATGTTCAGCGCCACTTTCCCCAAGGAGATCCAG ATCCTGGCTCGTGACTTCCTGGAGGAGTACATCTTCCTGGCGGTGGGGCGTGTGGGCTCCACCTCAGAGAACATCACCCAGAaggtggtgtgggtggaggagaaTGACAAGCGATCCTTCCTGCTCGACCTGCTCAACGCCACAG TCATTCCCAGCGAGGCTCAGGATAATGCAGTTGAAAACATAGAGAAACCCG gAAAGGACTCCCTGACGCTGGTGTTTGTGGAGACCAAGAAGGGAGCTGACGCCCTGGAGGACTTCCTGTACCGCGAGGGCTACGCCTGCACCAGTATCCATGGAGACCGTTCCCAGAGAGACCGAGAGGAAGCGTTGCATCAGTTCCGTTCAGGACGATGCCCCATCCTGGTTGCCACAGCG GTGGCAGCGAGGGGGTTGGACATCTCAAATGTGAAGCACGTCATCAACTTCGACCTCCCCAGTGACATCGAGGAGTACGTCCACCGCATTGGACGAACCGGACGCGTGGGCAACCTGG GTCTGGCCACATCGTTCTTCAACGATAAGAACGGGAACATCACAAAGGACCTGCTGGACATCCTGGTGGAGGCCAAGCAGGAAGTGCCCTCTTGGCTGGAGAGCCTAGCCTACGAACACCAGCACAAGAGCAGCAGCAGGGGGCGCTCCAAGAG gtTCTCTGGTGGCTTCGGGGCGCGGGACTACCGCCAGACCAGCGGGGGCGGCAACACCGGGGGCTTCGGTGGGCGTGGGGGGCGTAACCCTGGAGGACACGGAGGGAACCGGGGGTTCGGCGGGG GCGGGTTTGGAAACTTCTACAGCGACGGCTATGGAGGAAACTATACCCACTCTCAGGTGGACTGGTGGGGCAACTGA